A genomic window from Streptomyces sp. 846.5 includes:
- the dapC gene encoding succinyldiaminopimelate transaminase, with amino-acid sequence MSGLLPEFPWDRLEPYKATASAHPDGIVDLSVGTPVDSVPQLVQDALAAAADSPGYPTVWGTPALRDALVGWGGRRLGAAGLTHRHVLPLVGSKELVAALPTQLGLGPGDRVAYPRLAYPTYEVGARLARADHVVYDDPWELDPAGLKLLWLNSPSNPTGRVLTVDELRRTVAWAREHGVLLVSDECYLELGWEAEPVSVLHPDVCGGSYQGLVAVHSLSKRSNLAGYRAAFLVGDPDVLGELLEIRKHSGFMVPAPVQAATVAALGDTAHVTEQRARYAARREALRGALEANGFRIEHSEASLYLWATRDEPCWDTVQDLAKQGILVAPGEFYSGTPSGTRARADAARGVAQGSGASRPERLEHGEAGARFVRVAFTATDERVRAAVQRLGG; translated from the coding sequence GTGTCCGGCCTGCTCCCGGAGTTCCCCTGGGACCGTCTGGAGCCGTACAAGGCCACCGCCTCCGCCCACCCGGACGGCATCGTTGACCTGTCCGTCGGCACGCCGGTGGACTCCGTCCCGCAGCTGGTCCAGGACGCCCTGGCGGCGGCCGCCGACAGCCCCGGCTATCCCACCGTCTGGGGCACTCCCGCGCTGCGGGACGCCCTGGTCGGCTGGGGCGGGCGCCGGCTCGGCGCGGCCGGGCTGACCCACCGCCATGTGCTGCCGCTGGTCGGCTCCAAGGAGCTGGTGGCCGCGCTGCCGACGCAGCTGGGCCTGGGCCCGGGTGACCGGGTGGCCTATCCGCGGCTGGCCTATCCGACCTACGAGGTCGGCGCGCGGCTGGCCAGGGCGGACCATGTGGTCTACGACGACCCGTGGGAGCTGGACCCGGCCGGCCTCAAACTGCTGTGGCTCAACTCCCCGTCCAACCCGACCGGCCGGGTGCTGACCGTCGACGAGCTGCGCCGCACCGTGGCCTGGGCCAGGGAGCACGGCGTGCTGCTGGTCAGCGACGAGTGCTACCTGGAGCTGGGCTGGGAGGCGGAGCCGGTGTCGGTGCTGCACCCGGACGTCTGCGGCGGCAGCTACCAGGGCCTGGTGGCGGTCCACTCGCTGTCCAAGCGCTCCAACCTCGCCGGGTACCGGGCGGCCTTCCTGGTCGGGGACCCGGACGTGCTGGGCGAGCTGCTGGAGATCAGGAAGCACAGCGGGTTCATGGTCCCGGCCCCGGTGCAGGCGGCGACGGTCGCCGCGCTGGGCGACACCGCCCATGTGACGGAGCAGCGGGCCCGCTACGCCGCCCGCCGCGAGGCGCTGCGCGGGGCGCTGGAAGCCAACGGCTTCCGGATCGAGCACTCCGAGGCCAGCCTCTACCTCTGGGCGACCCGCGACGAGCCCTGCTGGGACACCGTCCAGGATCTCGCCAAGCAGGGGATTCTCGTTGCCCCGGGAGAGTTCTACTCCGGCACACCGAGTGGAACCCGTGCACGGGCCGATGCCGCTCGCGGGGTCGCGCAGGGGTCCGGGGCGTCGCGCCCCGAGAGGTTGGAGCACGGAGAGGCGGGGGCGCGGTTCGTCCGGGTGGCGTTCACCGCGACCGACGAGCGGGTCCGCGCCGCGGTCCAGCGCCTCGGCGGCTGA
- the fdxA gene encoding ferredoxin has translation MTYVIAQPCVDVKDKACIEECPVDCIYEGKRSLYIHPDECVDCGACEPVCPVEAIFYEDDTPDEWKDYYKANVDFFDDLGSPGGASKLGLIEKDHPFIAALPPQNQ, from the coding sequence GTGACCTACGTCATCGCGCAGCCTTGTGTCGACGTGAAGGACAAGGCGTGCATCGAAGAATGCCCCGTCGACTGCATCTACGAGGGCAAGAGGTCCTTGTACATCCACCCCGACGAGTGCGTGGACTGCGGAGCCTGTGAGCCCGTCTGCCCCGTCGAGGCGATCTTCTACGAGGACGACACCCCGGACGAGTGGAAGGACTACTACAAGGCGAACGTCGACTTCTTCGACGACCTCGGTTCGCCCGGTGGCGCCTCCAAGCTCGGCCTGATCGAGAAGGACCACCCGTTCATCGCGGCCCTCCCGCCGCAGAACCAGTGA
- a CDS encoding GNAT family N-acetyltransferase — translation MFGDVIGVLTSWDGGVLTVLNRAGEAVTIMEEALVAGKAVPPAQVRRTAPAPEDPGPVALQRIAARGWPPVEAEPLGEWVLRASSGFTRRGNSVQTLGDPGMPLDAALDLVQEWYARRGLAAHVEVTTPGSPEGLAELLAERGAAEAETLVRTAPLAVLAGRTAEPSQVRLSRRADAAWMSRYRRVGGDPALERAAAQVIHGGPSVWFATLDVPGHEGPAAIGRCVIDGEWAGFGAIEVVPELRRRGLASELMAVLASRAAEEGARGAYLQVEAENTRAAALYDKLGFTTSYRYHYARLERVVA, via the coding sequence GTGTTCGGCGATGTGATCGGCGTGCTCACATCGTGGGACGGCGGGGTGCTGACGGTGCTGAACCGGGCCGGCGAGGCTGTCACGATCATGGAGGAGGCACTGGTCGCGGGCAAGGCGGTGCCGCCCGCGCAGGTCCGCAGGACGGCCCCGGCGCCGGAGGATCCCGGTCCGGTCGCGCTGCAGCGGATCGCGGCGCGCGGCTGGCCCCCGGTGGAGGCCGAGCCGCTGGGCGAGTGGGTGCTCAGGGCGTCCAGCGGCTTCACCCGCCGCGGCAACTCGGTGCAGACGCTGGGCGACCCCGGGATGCCCCTGGACGCCGCCCTCGACCTGGTCCAGGAGTGGTACGCACGGCGCGGTCTGGCCGCCCACGTCGAGGTGACCACCCCGGGCTCCCCCGAGGGCCTGGCAGAACTGCTCGCCGAACGGGGGGCGGCCGAGGCGGAGACCCTGGTCCGCACCGCGCCGCTGGCGGTCCTCGCCGGCCGCACCGCGGAGCCCTCGCAGGTACGGCTGTCCCGCCGGGCCGACGCGGCCTGGATGTCGCGCTACCGGCGGGTCGGCGGCGACCCGGCCCTGGAGCGTGCCGCCGCCCAGGTGATCCACGGGGGCCCCTCGGTCTGGTTCGCCACCCTGGACGTGCCGGGGCACGAGGGCCCGGCCGCGATCGGACGGTGCGTCATCGACGGGGAGTGGGCCGGGTTCGGGGCCATCGAGGTGGTTCCGGAGCTGCGCCGGCGCGGGCTGGCCTCCGAGCTGATGGCCGTACTGGCCAGCCGCGCCGCCGAGGAGGGCGCCCGCGGCGCGTACCTCCAGGTCGAGGCGGAGAACACCCGCGCCGCCGCCCTCTACGACAAGCTGGGCTTCACCACCTCCTACCGCTACCACTACGCCCGCCTGGAGCGCGTCGTCGCCTGA
- a CDS encoding transglutaminase-like domain-containing protein, producing MTEDSRERFAAEARGETPDLALLCLLMGFETDLDPADGGIEACLAPARRALDRLGALTATAFRAVDQPSPAETAALLAGALAGSADLRGGPGVYKRLESSLLHEVLRRGRGLPITVSIVWITVARMLDLPVYGVALPGHFVVGIGDPDGEYVLADPFHGGRVLTREEAEEIAQEGGYPLDEALLRPAEPLDIVLRVLGNIRAWAAARPEHARTQLWATELSLLLPRHPAQLRLERAELLVKTGSFLAGAAEMDSYAEILDAFDPESAKRVRQEARAARYRLN from the coding sequence ATGACCGAGGACAGCAGAGAGCGGTTCGCCGCCGAGGCGCGAGGCGAGACGCCGGATCTCGCTCTGCTGTGCCTGCTGATGGGCTTCGAGACGGATCTCGATCCCGCCGACGGCGGGATCGAGGCATGTCTGGCCCCTGCCCGGCGCGCGCTGGACCGGCTGGGCGCGCTGACCGCCACCGCGTTCCGCGCCGTGGACCAACCGTCGCCGGCCGAGACCGCGGCGCTGCTGGCCGGGGCGCTGGCCGGCTCTGCGGACCTGCGCGGCGGCCCCGGGGTCTACAAGCGGCTGGAGTCCTCGCTGCTGCACGAGGTGCTGCGGCGCGGGCGCGGGCTGCCGATCACCGTCTCGATCGTCTGGATCACCGTCGCCCGGATGCTCGACCTGCCCGTCTACGGCGTCGCCCTGCCGGGCCACTTCGTCGTCGGCATCGGCGACCCGGACGGCGAGTACGTGCTGGCGGACCCCTTCCACGGCGGCCGGGTGCTCACCCGCGAGGAGGCCGAGGAGATCGCCCAGGAGGGCGGCTACCCGCTGGACGAGGCGCTGCTGCGCCCGGCCGAGCCGCTGGACATAGTGCTGCGGGTGCTGGGCAACATCCGCGCCTGGGCGGCCGCGCGGCCCGAGCACGCCCGGACCCAGCTCTGGGCCACCGAGCTGTCGCTGCTGCTGCCCCGGCATCCGGCCCAGCTCCGCCTGGAGCGGGCGGAACTGCTGGTCAAGACGGGGTCGTTCCTGGCGGGGGCGGCGGAGATGGACTCCTATGCGGAGATCCTGGACGCCTTCGATCCGGAGTCGGCCAAGCGGGTCCGCCAGGAGGCGCGGGCTGCCCGCTACCGGCTGAACTGA
- a CDS encoding alpha/beta fold hydrolase — MTTQDTTPENSFPRQYSRTLRFTLGAPRSFTVAPDGRRVAFLRSAGAAERANLLQVVDLPDGSTPFERIVADPSALLGSGEEQLSPEERARRERSREGSAGVVGYATDAAVTMAAFALSGRLFTADLLSGGAVELPAHGSVLDPRPSPDGSQIAYATVAGELRAIGADGSGDRALAGPSGAEDGEVAWGQAEFIAQEEMDRTRGFWWSPDSDRLLVARVDSTPVQRWWIADPANPDRPAGEIAYPKAGSPNAEVTLAVLSLDGGRTEVVWDREAHPYLARVHWSAGGPPLLLVQARDQRSQLTLGVDPETGATTVLLEEQDQAWLELFPGVPAWTPDGRLVRISDQGGARSLVVGDTRLTGPELQVRAVLDLGSEDVLITASAGEAAADPEIGEVHLYAVGTGTGGGAIRVSAESGHHAAVRAESVTVLASAALDRPGTVVRILRDGVPVHTVESRADTPVITARPVLTLAGKSRIPAAVLLPTGYDRERDGLLPVLMNPYGGPHGQMVVAAQNPHLTSQWFADQGFAVVVADGRGTPGRSPAWEKAVAFDFAGATLDDQVEALQALAVEHPLDLTRVGIRGWSYGGYLAALAVLRRPDVFHAAVAGAPVTEWELYDTHYTERYLGHPAERPEVYAANSLTADAPRLTRPLQLIHGLADDNVVVAHTLRLSSALLAAGRPHELLPLSGVTHMTPQEEVAENLLLLQVAFLKRSLAR, encoded by the coding sequence ATGACCACTCAGGACACGACGCCGGAGAACTCCTTCCCCCGCCAGTACTCGCGGACCCTGCGCTTCACGCTGGGAGCACCGCGGTCGTTCACCGTCGCACCGGACGGGCGCAGGGTCGCCTTCCTCCGCTCCGCCGGTGCGGCCGAACGGGCGAACCTGCTCCAAGTAGTGGATCTTCCGGACGGCAGTACTCCGTTCGAGCGCATCGTCGCCGACCCGTCGGCTCTGCTCGGCAGCGGGGAGGAACAGCTGAGCCCGGAGGAGCGGGCCCGACGTGAACGCAGCCGCGAGGGCTCGGCCGGCGTCGTCGGCTACGCCACCGACGCCGCGGTGACCATGGCCGCCTTCGCCCTGTCCGGACGCCTGTTCACCGCGGACCTGCTGTCAGGAGGAGCCGTGGAGCTGCCGGCCCATGGCTCGGTGCTCGATCCGCGCCCTTCGCCGGACGGCTCCCAGATCGCCTACGCCACCGTCGCCGGCGAGCTCCGGGCGATCGGCGCCGACGGCAGCGGTGACCGGGCGCTCGCCGGACCCTCCGGCGCCGAGGACGGCGAGGTGGCCTGGGGCCAGGCCGAGTTCATCGCGCAGGAGGAGATGGACCGCACCAGGGGCTTCTGGTGGTCGCCCGACAGCGACCGGCTGCTGGTGGCCCGGGTCGACTCCACCCCGGTCCAGCGCTGGTGGATCGCCGACCCGGCCAACCCGGACCGCCCGGCGGGCGAGATCGCCTACCCGAAGGCCGGCAGCCCCAATGCCGAGGTCACCCTGGCCGTGCTGAGCCTGGACGGCGGCCGGACCGAGGTCGTCTGGGACCGCGAGGCCCACCCCTACCTGGCCCGGGTGCACTGGTCGGCCGGCGGTCCGCCGCTGCTCCTGGTCCAGGCCCGCGACCAGCGCAGCCAGCTCACCCTCGGCGTCGACCCGGAGACCGGCGCGACCACGGTGCTGCTGGAGGAGCAGGACCAGGCCTGGCTGGAGCTCTTCCCCGGCGTCCCGGCCTGGACCCCGGACGGACGGCTGGTCCGGATCTCGGACCAGGGCGGGGCCCGCTCCCTGGTCGTCGGCGACACCCGGCTCACCGGCCCTGAGCTGCAGGTACGGGCGGTCCTCGACCTCGGCTCGGAGGATGTGCTGATCACCGCCTCGGCCGGGGAGGCCGCCGCCGACCCCGAGATCGGCGAGGTGCACCTGTACGCCGTCGGCACCGGAACCGGAGGAGGCGCCATCCGGGTCAGCGCCGAGTCCGGCCACCACGCGGCGGTCCGCGCCGAGTCGGTCACCGTGCTGGCGTCCGCCGCGCTGGACCGGCCGGGAACGGTGGTCCGGATCCTCCGTGACGGCGTCCCGGTCCACACCGTGGAGTCCCGTGCGGACACCCCGGTGATCACCGCGCGCCCGGTGCTCACGCTGGCCGGCAAGAGCCGCATCCCGGCCGCCGTGCTGCTCCCGACCGGCTACGACCGCGAGCGGGACGGCCTGCTGCCGGTCCTGATGAACCCCTACGGCGGACCGCACGGGCAGATGGTGGTCGCCGCGCAGAACCCCCACCTCACCTCGCAGTGGTTCGCCGACCAGGGCTTCGCGGTGGTGGTCGCGGACGGCCGCGGCACCCCGGGGCGCAGCCCGGCCTGGGAGAAGGCCGTCGCCTTCGACTTCGCCGGCGCCACCCTGGACGACCAGGTGGAGGCCCTGCAGGCACTTGCCGTGGAGCATCCGCTGGACCTCACCAGGGTCGGCATCCGCGGCTGGTCCTACGGCGGCTATCTGGCCGCGCTGGCCGTGCTGCGCCGCCCCGACGTCTTCCACGCCGCCGTCGCCGGGGCCCCGGTCACCGAATGGGAGCTCTACGACACCCACTACACCGAGCGCTACCTCGGCCACCCCGCCGAGCGCCCCGAGGTGTACGCGGCCAACTCGCTGACCGCCGACGCCCCGAGGCTGACCCGCCCGCTGCAGCTGATCCACGGCCTCGCCGACGACAACGTGGTGGTCGCGCACACCCTGCGGCTCTCCTCGGCGCTGCTCGCCGCCGGGCGCCCGCACGAACTGCTGCCGCTGTCCGGGGTGACCCATATGACCCCGCAGGAGGAGGTGGCGGAGAACCTGCTGCTGCTCCAGGTGGCCTTCCTGAAGCGCTCGCTGGCCCGCTAG